A window from Caldisericia bacterium encodes these proteins:
- a CDS encoding copper amine oxidase N-terminal domain-containing protein, protein MKKIIFILILILTLSTAKLAFSEDKIDLSIKDLIFSKEIIFENEKFDILINLCISGIENLKNFNSQFIVSIFWDKPSRFTHIDSKVIEKIEKDCIDVKFSIDLSAKTFSSSYLPPSGDRTLVVQIDSGHQIKEVNEENNIVEKKFHIFKLTSKVIKIFINNKIGYLNDKEIELEIPPMIIKGRTMVPLRFVVESFGGEVVWNNDDKSIKIKFEDKEILMWLNNNISYINDKKYALDVPPTVINGRTIVPIRFVAEALNSYVFWDSKEQKVTIIYEK, encoded by the coding sequence ATGAAAAAAATAATTTTTATTTTAATTCTAATTTTAACTTTATCCACAGCAAAATTAGCATTTTCAGAAGACAAGATAGATTTATCAATAAAAGATTTAATTTTTTCAAAAGAAATAATTTTTGAGAACGAAAAATTTGATATATTGATAAATTTATGTATCTCTGGAATAGAAAATTTAAAAAATTTTAACTCACAATTTATAGTTTCAATTTTTTGGGATAAACCATCAAGATTTACACATATTGATAGCAAAGTGATTGAAAAAATAGAAAAAGATTGTATTGATGTTAAGTTTTCTATTGATTTAAGCGCAAAAACTTTTTCTTCATCATACTTACCTCCATCAGGAGATAGAACTCTTGTGGTCCAAATTGACAGTGGACACCAGATAAAAGAAGTTAATGAAGAAAATAATATAGTTGAGAAAAAATTTCATATTTTTAAACTAACATCAAAAGTAATAAAAATATTTATAAATAATAAAATTGGTTATTTAAATGACAAAGAAATAGAATTAGAAATTCCACCGATGATTATAAAAGGAAGAACTATGGTTCCTTTAAGATTTGTCGTTGAAAGCTTTGGAGGAGAAGTTGTTTGGAATAATGATGATAAAAGTATAAAAATAAAGTTTGAAGATAAAGAAATATTAATGTGGTTAAATAATAATATTTCATATATAAATGACAAAAAATATGCCCTTGATGTTCCTCCAACTGTTATAAATGGAAGAACGATTGTTCCAATAAGATTTGTTGCAGAAGCACTAAACTCTTATGTTTTTTGGGATTCTAAAGAACAAAAGGTAACAATTATCTATGAAAAATAG
- the minE gene encoding cell division topological specificity factor MinE → MSLFRTKKSGLIAKERISFVLDSDRLSLSPKQIENLKKDFANLILKYVKITENDLSVSVRREGKKTTIIAEFFLKQN, encoded by the coding sequence ATGAGTTTATTTCGTACTAAAAAGAGTGGATTAATAGCAAAAGAGAGAATTTCTTTTGTTCTTGATTCAGATAGATTATCTTTATCACCTAAACAGATTGAAAATCTTAAAAAAGATTTTGCAAATCTTATTTTAAAATATGTAAAAATAACAGAAAATGACCTTTCTGTATCAGTAAGAAGAGAAGGAAAAAAAACAACAATAATTGCAGAATTTTTCCTGAAACAAAATTAA